The following coding sequences are from one Clostridioides difficile ATCC 9689 = DSM 1296 window:
- a CDS encoding PTS sugar transporter subunit IIB: MKILLCCAGGFSTNMLMQNMKKVVKESAKLNEKDFEFTAIPADSIESEVDDWDIVLIGPQIAHKIDFLKGILEPKNKPFAVIDKDVYGKMDGATVMKLALITYKKHQLAQG; this comes from the coding sequence ATGAAAATATTATTATGTTGTGCAGGTGGATTTTCTACTAATATGTTAATGCAAAATATGAAAAAGGTGGTAAAAGAGAGTGCTAAACTCAATGAAAAAGATTTTGAGTTTACAGCTATACCAGCAGATTCAATAGAAAGTGAAGTTGATGATTGGGATATAGTACTTATAGGTCCTCAAATAGCTCACAAAATAGACTTCTTAAAAGGAATATTAGAGCCAAAAAATAAGCCTTTTGCAGTAATAGATAAAGATGTATATGGAAAAATGGATGGAGCTACAGTTATGAAGTTGGCATTAATAACTTATAAGAAACATCAATTAGCTCAAGGATAA
- a CDS encoding BglG family transcription antiterminator has translation MRERIILETLKNSSGYLNIDYFADKLGVSTRTIRNEIKKIETIKECNGFKLEYKSKLGYILNIKDQDKFEHYLRNLPSDLVENPEQRLESIIVELLVNEGYKTIEQLSKKFLVSSSQIKNDLKKIDEKIKDTELKLERKAHYGIKIEGSIKEIQSILVDSYFRGNRNITEYRNKFIDNLKLANIRSTIKNVLNEHDLEANLTELEEILAQIIILYIRVSMRVVGNASDLKLYTEDLIIDKLLDKIFRDKKYNLNYDEKYYLKELIKLKTKDKKATIKNIDKNKLQDIMFEFFREIDKKYNSNFLEDKEFFNLFYLHIACLIERIKKNHKIINPFSVKISQQYPTVFNLSIQFSKIIENEYHIKISQDEIGFIATHIAVPFEKREEANFNKKYKIAIICSSGGGSAFLINLRLKEIFPNAEIRNFSLLEEKAVIEFAPDLIFSITNLLFEINAPVILINEILDELDYLDIKESVRFADHIGNISSPKQYILGLFDKNHFRCIKDKAKYKDILDSMSKCIVDEGACSPTYPKDVWERESYLSTIYTNGVAIPHPIEMTGNKNIISVALIQTDIIYENRVPKIIFMISLIKGNLELHKQISKYLSKIMANKDMVDMLNKSQSYEEFMYKLKIYLGG, from the coding sequence ATGAGAGAACGCATTATTCTTGAAACATTAAAAAATAGTAGTGGTTATCTAAACATAGATTATTTTGCAGATAAGTTGGGGGTATCTACTCGAACTATCAGAAATGAAATAAAAAAGATAGAAACTATAAAAGAATGTAATGGTTTTAAATTAGAATATAAGTCTAAATTAGGATATATTCTAAATATTAAAGACCAAGATAAATTCGAGCATTATCTAAGAAACTTACCCTCAGATTTAGTTGAAAATCCAGAACAACGGTTGGAGTCTATAATAGTAGAGCTTTTAGTAAATGAAGGTTATAAAACTATAGAACAGTTAAGTAAAAAATTTCTAGTAAGTTCATCCCAAATAAAAAATGATTTAAAAAAGATAGATGAAAAGATAAAGGATACAGAATTAAAACTAGAGCGAAAGGCTCATTATGGAATTAAAATAGAAGGTTCTATAAAAGAAATTCAAAGTATATTGGTGGATAGTTATTTTAGAGGGAATAGAAATATAACAGAGTACAGGAATAAGTTTATAGATAATTTAAAATTAGCTAATATTAGAAGTACAATAAAAAATGTACTTAATGAACATGATTTAGAAGCAAATTTAACAGAACTTGAGGAAATATTAGCACAAATTATTATATTGTATATAAGAGTTAGTATGAGAGTAGTGGGAAATGCTAGCGATTTAAAATTATATACAGAAGATTTAATTATAGATAAATTATTAGATAAAATTTTTAGAGATAAAAAATATAACCTTAATTATGATGAAAAGTATTATTTAAAGGAGCTTATAAAACTAAAGACTAAAGATAAGAAAGCCACTATAAAGAATATTGATAAGAATAAACTTCAAGATATTATGTTCGAATTTTTTAGAGAGATAGATAAAAAATATAACTCTAATTTTTTAGAAGATAAAGAGTTTTTTAACTTATTTTACTTACATATTGCATGTTTAATAGAACGTATAAAGAAGAACCACAAGATAATAAATCCTTTTTCAGTTAAAATAAGTCAACAGTATCCAACTGTTTTTAACTTATCTATTCAATTTTCAAAAATCATAGAAAATGAGTATCATATAAAAATAAGTCAAGATGAAATAGGGTTTATAGCTACTCACATTGCTGTTCCTTTTGAAAAGAGAGAAGAAGCTAATTTTAATAAAAAATATAAAATAGCAATAATATGCTCTTCTGGTGGAGGTAGTGCATTTTTGATAAATTTAAGACTTAAAGAAATTTTTCCAAATGCTGAGATAAGAAATTTTTCATTACTAGAAGAAAAAGCTGTAATAGAATTTGCACCAGATTTGATTTTTTCAATAACAAATCTTTTATTTGAAATAAATGCTCCAGTTATACTTATAAATGAAATTTTAGACGAATTGGATTATTTAGATATTAAAGAAAGTGTTAGATTTGCAGACCATATAGGAAATATATCAAGCCCAAAACAATATATATTAGGTCTATTTGATAAGAATCACTTTAGGTGTATAAAAGATAAAGCTAAGTATAAGGATATCCTTGATAGTATGTCAAAATGTATAGTTGACGAGGGAGCTTGTTCTCCAACCTATCCCAAAGATGTATGGGAAAGAGAAAGCTATTTGAGTACTATTTATACAAATGGGGTGGCTATACCTCATCCAATCGAGATGACAGGAAACAAAAATATAATATCAGTAGCTTTGATACAAACTGATATTATTTATGAAAATAGGGTGCCTAAAATTATTTTCATGATTTCATTAATAAAGGGAAATTTAGAACTTCATAAGCAAATATCTAAATATTTAAGTAAGATTATGGCAAATAAGGATATGGTAGACATGCTAAATAAGTCACAATCTTATGAAGAGTTTATGTATAAGTTAAAAATCTATCTGGGAGGTTAG
- the ypdE gene encoding aminopeptidase: MNIEFFKRLSEADGIASNEEEVRHVLLEELKAYSDKIICDGLGSIIFSKIKDESAPNVMICAHMDEVGFMVRSIDKLGMIHLITIGGVKPLAQFVQKVRITTKEGKKIPAVINATYNNGKAENIYADIGAYTEEDVYNLGINVGDMVTYTTSFEEFTLPDRLVGKAFDDRIGCFVMGEVLKELRKENLNCNIHFAATSSEEVGIRGAKTSTQLINPDIVFVIDVACAKNEFVRDYTNQKQIDKGVMLMHRDRTLVPSRKMIDYVMEIADKNNIPLQHDMFESGGTDGGEAHLVNEGKPCVVTCVPVRYGHCAFSIVSNKDLENIIRLYTQLILNFDEEQYKHIRNFI; this comes from the coding sequence ATGAATATAGAGTTTTTTAAGAGGTTGTCAGAAGCAGATGGTATAGCATCTAATGAAGAAGAGGTTAGACATGTTTTATTGGAAGAACTAAAAGCTTATAGTGATAAAATTATCTGTGATGGGCTAGGGAGTATCATCTTTTCTAAAATAAAAGATGAGAGTGCACCAAACGTAATGATTTGTGCTCATATGGATGAAGTTGGATTTATGGTGAGAAGTATAGACAAACTTGGTATGATTCACTTAATAACAATAGGAGGAGTAAAACCTCTTGCACAGTTTGTACAAAAAGTTAGAATTACAACAAAAGAAGGGAAGAAAATCCCCGCTGTCATAAATGCTACATATAATAATGGTAAGGCTGAAAATATATATGCAGATATTGGAGCATATACAGAAGAAGATGTATATAACCTAGGGATTAATGTTGGGGATATGGTAACATATACAACAAGCTTTGAGGAATTTACTTTACCAGACCGATTAGTGGGAAAGGCTTTTGATGATAGGATAGGATGTTTTGTGATGGGAGAAGTTTTAAAAGAACTTAGGAAAGAAAATCTAAATTGTAATATTCACTTTGCGGCTACAAGTAGTGAAGAGGTTGGAATAAGGGGAGCAAAGACATCAACACAGCTAATAAATCCAGATATAGTATTTGTAATAGATGTAGCATGTGCTAAAAATGAGTTTGTGAGAGACTATACAAATCAGAAACAAATTGATAAAGGTGTAATGCTAATGCATAGAGATAGGACTCTAGTCCCTAGTAGAAAAATGATAGATTATGTAATGGAAATTGCTGATAAAAATAATATACCACTTCAACATGATATGTTTGAATCAGGTGGGACTGATGGAGGAGAAGCACATCTCGTAAATGAAGGGAAACCTTGTGTAGTAACTTGTGTACCAGTTAGATATGGTCATTGTGCATTTTCAATAGTAAGTAATAAAGATTTGGAGAACATTATAAGATTGTATACACAGTTAATTTTAAATTTTGATGAAGAACAATATAAACATATAAGAAATTTTATCTAA
- a CDS encoding PTS sugar transporter subunit IIC, whose protein sequence is MFSKFEAFMNRVFMPLAHKVDNQRHLGSIKAGMVAMTPFTILGSIFAILPALPNMLGENNPISKFILNNSAILDLPVSLSIGLIGLYACMCIAFNLGNYYKLYIPGCVALSTFSFLFLVASFTPDGALEIGNLGAKGLFTGMIAGLGSVELYNFCNKKNITIKMPENVPDFVSRSFELIPTTIIVCGTFIVARFISLKVFGELPPQILTQFLSPLVGSMDNPWSVLALNFAICTIFFFGIHSSVFSPITRPIMITFIAENIAAMQAGETIPHFFTAGASSAFFGFTGCGISIGCVIACMLSKNASYKKIGRVSLFPALFGINEPILFGAPIILNPIMFIPHVFGGAIIGTLPMFFMHWGWLAKPVFDPPYVGVFLEGFLTNGDWHSILANALQLVLAVLLYWPFFKIMERQQNNKKQKEETKNIFSKEEEDLLDDLGLDF, encoded by the coding sequence ATGTTTTCAAAATTTGAAGCATTTATGAATAGAGTATTTATGCCTTTAGCTCATAAGGTTGACAATCAACGTCACCTTGGTTCTATAAAGGCTGGTATGGTTGCTATGACACCATTCACAATATTAGGAAGTATATTTGCAATACTTCCAGCACTTCCAAATATGCTTGGAGAAAATAATCCAATAAGCAAATTCATACTTAACAATTCAGCAATATTGGATTTACCAGTAAGTCTTTCCATAGGTTTAATAGGATTATATGCTTGTATGTGTATTGCTTTTAATCTGGGGAACTACTATAAATTATATATACCAGGTTGTGTTGCACTATCAACTTTTTCCTTTTTATTCCTAGTAGCCTCATTTACACCAGATGGAGCTTTAGAAATAGGAAATTTAGGAGCTAAAGGGCTATTTACAGGTATGATAGCAGGGCTTGGTTCTGTGGAGTTATATAATTTTTGTAATAAGAAGAATATCACAATAAAAATGCCAGAAAATGTACCTGATTTTGTATCTAGGTCTTTTGAATTAATACCTACTACTATAATAGTTTGTGGAACTTTTATAGTTGCTCGTTTTATTTCATTAAAAGTATTTGGAGAATTACCTCCACAGATACTTACTCAATTTTTATCTCCATTAGTAGGAAGTATGGATAACCCATGGTCAGTTCTTGCACTTAACTTTGCTATATGTACTATATTCTTTTTTGGAATACATTCATCAGTATTTAGTCCTATAACTAGACCTATAATGATTACATTTATAGCTGAAAACATAGCAGCTATGCAAGCTGGAGAAACAATACCTCATTTCTTTACAGCAGGAGCTTCAAGTGCATTCTTTGGATTTACAGGATGTGGAATTAGTATAGGTTGTGTAATTGCATGTATGTTATCAAAAAATGCTTCCTATAAGAAGATTGGACGTGTATCATTATTCCCTGCATTATTTGGGATAAATGAACCAATATTATTTGGAGCACCGATAATATTAAATCCAATAATGTTTATACCACATGTATTTGGTGGAGCTATAATAGGTACACTACCAATGTTTTTTATGCACTGGGGATGGTTAGCAAAGCCAGTATTTGACCCTCCATATGTAGGGGTATTCTTAGAAGGATTTTTAACTAATGGAGATTGGCATTCTATATTAGCAAATGCATTGCAATTAGTATTAGCAGTTTTATTATATTGGCCATTCTTTAAAATAATGGAACGTCAACAAAATAATAAAAAACAAAAAGAAGAAACTAAGAATATATTCTCTAAAGAAGAAGAAGACTTATTGGATGATTTAGGATTGGATTTCTAA
- a CDS encoding PTS lactose/cellobiose transporter subunit IIA, giving the protein MSTEVQIMELISTAGESKSKAFEALKKVKSKDFKGAKLLIEEARKIDIEAHRIQTELITQDLNEDVESPAMSLLMVHAQDHYMTSQLAKDLIEALIYCLDK; this is encoded by the coding sequence ATGTCAACAGAAGTACAAATAATGGAACTTATATCAACTGCAGGAGAGAGTAAATCGAAAGCTTTTGAGGCTTTAAAAAAAGTGAAGTCAAAAGATTTTAAAGGAGCAAAATTGTTAATAGAGGAAGCTCGTAAAATAGATATTGAAGCTCACAGGATACAAACAGAATTAATAACTCAAGATTTAAATGAAGATGTTGAAAGTCCAGCAATGAGTCTTTTAATGGTACATGCTCAAGACCACTATATGACTTCTCAGCTAGCAAAAGACTTGATAGAGGCTTTGATATATTGTCTCGATAAGTAA